In a genomic window of Helianthus annuus cultivar XRQ/B chromosome 10, HanXRQr2.0-SUNRISE, whole genome shotgun sequence:
- the LOC110885253 gene encoding magnesium-chelatase subunit ChlH, chloroplastic, whose product MASLVSTPFRLPTTKADQLSSISQKHYFLHSFLPKRTSHSRNPSLGVKCAVVGNGLFTQTTQEVRRIVPENNNGLPTVKIVYVVLEAQYQSSLSAAVRTLNKSNKFASYEVVGYLVEELRDENNYKSFCMDLEDANIFIGSLIFVEELALKVKAAVEKQRDRMDAVLVFPSMPEVMRLNKLGSFSMSQLGQSKSPFFQLFKNKKKSSAGFSDQMLKLVRTLPKVLKYLPSDKAQDARLYILSLQFWLGGSPDNLVNFVKMISGSYVPALKGADIQYSDPVVFLDTGIWHPLAPCMYDDVKEYLNWYDTRRDTNEELKNRNAPVVGLVLQRSHIVTGDDSHYVAVIMEMEAKGAKVIPIFAGGLDFSGPIEKYLVDPITKKPFVNSVVSLTGFALVGGPAKQDHPRAVEALMKLDVPYIVALPLVFQTTEEWLNSTLGLHPIQVALQVALPELDGGMEPIVFAGRDPRTGKSHALHKRVEQLCTRAIKWGDLKRKTKTEKRVAITVFSFPPDKGNVGTAAYLNVFASIFSVLQDLKRDGYNVEGLPATSAELIEDVLHDKEAQFSSPNLNIAYKMGVREYQQLTPYATALEENWGKPPGNLNSDGENLLVYGKQYGNVFIGVQPTFGYEGDPMRLLFSKSASPHHGFAAYYSYVEKIFKADAVLHFGTHGSLEFMPGKQVGMSDACFPDSLIGNIPNVYYYAANNPSEATIAKRRSYANTISYLTPPAENAGLYKGLKQLSELISSYQSLKDTGRGQQIVSSIISTARQCNLDKDVDLPDEGAEISSKERDLAVGKVYSKIMEIESRLLPCGLHVIGEPPSAMEAVATLVNIAALDRPEEGISSLPSILAETLGRQIEDVYRGSDKGILKDVELLKQITDASRGAVSAFVQRSTNSKGQVVDVSGKLTSILGFGLNEPWIQYLSDTKFYRADREKLRVLFQFLSECLKLVVMDNELGSLKQALEGKYVEPGPGGDPIRNPKVLPTGKNIHALDPQAIPTTAAMQSAMVVVDRLLERQKADNGGKFPETVALVLWGTDNIKTYGESLGQVLWMIGCRPVADSLGRVNRVEPVSLEELGRPRIDVVVNCSGVFRDLFINQMNLLDRAVKMVAELDEPLEQNYVRKHALEQAETLGVDVREAATRIFSNASGSYSSNVNLAVENSTWNDEKQLQDMYLSRKSFAFDSDTPGAGMSEKRKVFEMALSTAEATFQNLDSSEISLTDVSHYFDSDPTNLVGSLRKDGKKPSAYIADTTTANAQVRTLSETVRLDARTKLLNPKWYEGMLSSGYEGVREIEKRLTNTVGWSATSGQVDNWVYEEANTTFIKDEEMLNRLMNTNPNSFRKLLQTFLEANGRGYWDTSDDNIEKLRQLYSEVEDKIEGIDR is encoded by the exons ATGGCATCATTGGTGTCAACACCCTTTAGATTACCCACAACAAAAGCTGATCAACTATCTTCAATCTCTCAAAAACACTACTTTCTCCACTCATTTTTACCAAAGAGAACATCACATTCAAGAAATCCCAGTTTGGGTGTCAAGTGTGCTGTTGTTGGCAACGGTCTCTTCACCCAAACAACACAAGAAGTTCGACGAATTGTGCCCGAAAACAACAACGGTCTTCCAACGGTTAAGATCGTGTACGTTGTGTTGGAAGCACAGTACCAGTCATCGCTTTCCGCTGCGGTTCGAACCTTAAACAAGAGCAACAAGTTTGCTTCTTATGAGGTTGTGGGGTATCTGGTAGAAGAGCTTAGAGATGAGAACAATTATAAGAGCTTCTGTATGGACCTTGAAGATGCAAATATCTTCATTGGGTCTTTGATATTTGTGGAAGAATTGGCTTTGAAAGTGAAGGCTGCAGTGGAGAAGCAAAGGGACAGAATGGATGCAGTCTTGGTGTTCCCTTCAATGCCTGAGGTTATGCGGTTGAACAAATTGGGATCATTTAGCATGTCTCAACTTGGTCAGTCTAAAAGCCCATTCTTCCAGCTTTTTAAAAACAAGAAGAAGTCATCAGCTGGTTTTTCTGATCAGATGTTGAAGCTGGTCAGGACTTTGCCAAAGGTTTTGAAGTATTTGCCGAGCGATAAGGCGCAGGACGCTCGCCTTTATATCCTCAGTTTGCAGTTTTGGCTTGGTGGGTCTCCGGATAATCTGGTTAATTTTGTGAAGATGATTTCCGGGTCGTATGTCCCGGCTTTGAAAGGGGCGGATATCCAGTATTCAGACCCGGTTGTGTTTTTGGATACTGGGATATGGCACCCGTTGGCTCCGTGTATGTATGATGATGTGAAGGAGTATTTGAACTGGTATGATACAAGAAGAGACACCAATGAGGAGCTAAAGAATCGAAATGCTCCTGTTGTTGGGTTAGTTTTGCAAAGGAGTCATATTGTGACCGGAGATGACAGTCATTATGTGGCTGTGATTATGGAAATGGAGGCGAAGGGGGCGAAAGTGATTCCGATTTTTGCGGGTGGGCTTGACTTTTCGGGTCCGATTGAGAAGTATCTGGTTGACCCGATCACAAAGAAGCCATTTGTGAACTCTGTGGTGTCGTTGACTGGGTTCGCACTGGTGGGAGGGCCAGCAAAGCAGGATCATCCGAGAGCGGTTGAGGCACTGATGAAGCTTGATGTACCCTATATCGTGGCCCTGCCTTTGGTGTTCCAGACAACCGAAGAGTGGCTCAACAGCACTTTGGGACTTCACCCGATTCAGGTTGCTCTGCAGGTTGCGCTTCCGGAGCTTGATGGAGGCATGGAGCCTATCGTTTTTGCAGGACGTGATCCAAGAACAG GAAAATCACATGCTCTTCACAAGAGAGTAGAGCAGCTATGTACGAGGGCAATTAAATGGGGAGACCTGAAGAGGAAAACAAAG ACTGAGAAGAGGGTGGCGATTACCGTGTTCAGCTTCCCACCAGACAAAGGCAATGTCGGAACGGCTGCTTACCTGAACGTGTTTGCATCCATTTTCTCTGTTTTACAAGACCTCAAAAGAGACGGTTACAACGTGGAAGGACTTCCGGCCACTTCTGCAGAGTTGATTGAAGACGTTCTTCACGACAAAGAAGCTCAATTCAGCAGTCCGAACCTCAACATTGCTTACAAGATGGGAGTGAGAGAGTACCAGCAGTTAACTCCATACGCCACAGCATTAGAAGAGAACTGGGGAAAGCCACCAGGGAACTTGAACTCCGATGGTGAGAACCTTTTGGTTTACGGGAAACAATATGGAAATGTGTTCATCGGTGTCCAGCCCACTTTCGGGTACGAGGGTGATCCCATGAGGCTGCTTTTCTCCAAATCCGCTAGTCCACATCACGGCTTTGCAGCTTACTACTCTTATGTCGAGAAAATCTTCAAAGCCGATGCGGTTCTTCATTTCGGGACCCACGGGTCGTTGGAGTTCATGCCTGGGAAACAGGTCGGGATGAGCGATGCTTGTTTCCCTGACAGTCTCATTGGAAACATCCCGAATGTTTATTATTATGCCGCAAACAATCCTTCAGAAGCCACTATTGCCAAGAGAAGAAGCTATGCTAATACCATCAGTTACTTGACACCACCTGCAGAAAATGCTGGTCTTTACAAGGGTTTGAAGCAGCTGAGTGAGTTGATTTCATCTTATCAGTCTCTCAAAGACACGGGTCGTGGTCAACAGATCGTGAGCTCCATCATTAGTACAGCTAGGCAATGCAATCTTGACAAAGATGTTGACCTTCCCGATGAAGGAGCAGAGATTTCAAGCAAGGAACGTGATCTTGCTGTGGGAAAGGTCTACTCCAAGATCATGGAGATTGAGTCCAGACTGCTGCCATGTGGACTTCATGTTATCGGTGAGCCGCCATCCGCCATGGAGGCTGTTGCCACCTTGGTCAATATCGCCGCCTTGGACCGCCCAGAAGAAGGCATCTCGTCTCTTCCATCAATACTGGCTGAGACACTTGGTAGACAGATTGAAGATGTCTACAGAGGCAGCGATAAGGGgatcttgaaggatgtggagttATTGAAGCAGATCACAGATGCATCTCGTGGGGCGGTTTCAGCTTTCGTGCAGAGAAGCACCAACAGCAAGGGTCAAGTGGTTGATGTGTCGGGCAAATTGACTTCGATCCTTGGGTTTGGGCTTAATGAGCCATGGATTCAGTATTTATCTGACACCAAGTTCTACAGAGCTGACAGGGAGAAGCTTAGGGTTTTGTTCCAGTTCTTGAGTGAATGCTTGAAGCTCGTTGTAATGGACAACGAGTTGGGCAGCTTGAAACAAGCTTTAGAAGGCAAGTATGTTGAGCCCGGTCCAGGAGGTGACCCAATCAGGAACCCTAAAGTTTTACCAACCGGAAAGAACATACACGCTTTGGACCCACAAGCAATTCCAACCACAGCAGCGATGCAGAGTGCTATGGTGGTAGTGGATCGGCTGCTCGAGAGACAGAAGGCTGATAATGGAGGAAAGTTCCCAGAGACGGTTGCGTTGGTCTTGTGGGGAACAGACAATATCAAGACTTACGGTGAGTCCCTAGGTCAGGTTCTTTGGATGATTGGTTGTAGGCCGGTTGCAGACTCGTTGGGACGAGTCAACCGGGTGGAGCCTGTCAGTCTTGAAGAGCTCGGAAGGCCTAGAATCGATGTTGTTGTCAACTGCTCCGGAGTCTTCAGGGATCTCTTCATCAATCAG ATGAACCTCCTGGACCGGGCAGTGAAGATGGTTGCCGAGCTGGACGAACCATTGGAGCAAAACTACGTGAGAAAACACGCACTTGAGCAGGCTGAGACTCTTGGTGTCGATGTTAGAGAAGCTGCGACCCGTATCTTCTCCAATGCATCTGGCTCCTACTCATCAAACGTAAACCTTGCAGTCGAAAACTCAACATGGAACGATGAGAAACAGCTTCAAGACATGTATTTGAGCAGAAAGTCATTCGCATTCGACAGCGACACTCCTGGTGCCGGAATGAGCGAGAAACGAAAAGTTTTCGAGATGGCGTTAAGTACAGCCGAAGCCACTTTCCAAAACCTCGACTCATCAGAGATTTCATTAACCGATGTGAGCCATTACTTTGATTCCGACCCGACTAACCTTGTCGGGAGCCTACGGAAAGACGGGAAGAAACCAAGCGCCTACATTGCAGACACAACCACAGCTAACGCACAAGTGCGCACCCTCTCGGAGACGGTCCGTCTAGACGCACGCACAAAGTTACTGAACCCAAAATGGTACGAAGGGATGCTGTCAAGCGGTTACGAGGGCGTTCGTGAGATTGAGAAGCGGCTCACCAACACAGTCGGGTGGAGTGCAACTTCAGGGCAAGTCGACAACTGGGTGTACGAAGAGGCTAACACAACCTTCATTAAAGACGAGGAGATGTTAAACCGGC